TCAATACCCGCCAATTTGCAGATATGAAGTGGGGAACACCACAACCCATCCCCGTACGCGACCCTGAATTTGGGCAAGTTCAACTAAGAGCCTTCGGAACATATACTTTCAGAGTTAGTAATCCCCCAAAATTCTTCCGCGAAGTAGCAGGAACAAACCCCGAAATTACCTCCGAAGAAGTCAAACATGTTCTACGCAGCGCTATCATCAGCCGATTTGTATCCACAGTGGCTAAAGCAGGTAAGTCAATACTAGATTTAGCCATGTTCTACACAGAAATGGGCGAACAACTCAAACCTATACTCCAAGAAGAAATTAAAGATTATGGTATAGAAATTACAAGGTTCTACATAGAAAGCATCTCCGTACCTGAAAATATCCAAAAAGCTATTGATGAAATGACCGCAAAAGGCATAGATATTACTATGCAGCGCAGACAAAAAATAATGGAACTCGAAATGCAAAACCTTGAAATGCAAACTAAACTCAATATGATGAATCAGGTTACGGATATGAATAAGTTTATGCAGTTTCAAATGGCAAATAGCATGGATAAACCCAACACAAGCGGAAGTGAGATGAGCGAATTTATGAAAATGCAAATGCAATTTCAAATGATGAACCAAATGATGAACTCAAACAACATGATGAATACACAACAGAAAAATACCTCCCCACAAGAAGATGAAAGAGCTAAAATTATGGCTACACTCAAAGAACTTGGCGAACTTAAAGCCGCAGGAATTCTAACCGAAGAAGAGTTTAACCAAAAGAAAAAAGAGCTGCTATCTAAGCTGTAAGTTACAAGAAGTAAATACGTGCGGCGCCGCAAAGCGATGCCGCACAATTTTTATCTCAAAAACTCAAACTTGCCCACTCTCATTCTAATCAACTCTTCATAGGTACTTCATTTTTATCTAGTTGTATAAAACTTACCAACTTTTCAATACTCTTCACAACTTCAGGTATATCTGCAATTGGCTGAATACCTAATATGAGTTGTTCTTTAATTTGCTTCAAACTGTGTGTTTTACCATTTTTCGCTACGTACTCTAATAACTTCCCAAAAGCTTCACTTTTGAAAAAGGGAGCATTTTTATCAGGAATAAAATAACACTTGACTACATGATTTTTGAAACTTATTTTCTCTAATCCTAACGACTTACCTAACCATTTGAGCTTCATACTTTCCACTAAACTTTGTACCATACCTGGCAAAGGTCCAAAACGGTCTTGTAACTGGTTCTTAAATGAGTTCAAATCCGCTTCATTGTCTATTTTAGACAGTTCAGTGTAAAGATTCATACGTAGGGCAATATTGGAAACATAAGTATCCGGTATGCGAAGCTCTTCATCGGTTTCTATGACGCAATCTACTGGGCTTATATCTTTCTCTTCGGGAAAAATGTGTGAAAATTGTTCTTTTTTCAGCTCCTGAATAGCTTCATTGAGAATTTGTTGATAGGTTTCAAAGCCCATTTCGTTGATAAATCCGCTTTGGTCTGCACCTAATAAATCTCCTGAACCGCGAATTTCAAGATCTTTTAAGGCAATAGAAAAACCTGCGCCTAAATCCGAGTATTCTTCTAAAAGTTCTAATCTCTTTCTCTGCTCCGTAGGTAAAGATGCCAAAGATGGAACAAGCAAATAGCAAAAAGCTTTTTTGTTAGAACGCCCTACGCGCCCCCGCATTTGATGCAAATCGCTTAGCCCGAATAAATGCGCATTGTGAATAATAATGGTATTTGCATTCGGAATGTCCAAACCCGATTCAATAATTGTAGTACAAACTAAAACATCTGCTTGATGCTCTACAAACTTAGTCATCACTTCTTCCAACTTTTCACTTTGCATTTGTCCATGTCCAACTAAAATACGGGCATGTGGCACTAAGTTTTGTACTAAGCTGGCTATGCTGTAAATATCTTCCACTCGGTTATGCACAAAATAGACTTGACCATTACGACTCAGCTCGTACTCAATTGCATTTTTTATTACCTGCTCATTAAAGTTTAATACTTCGGTATGCACAGGCTGGCGATTGGGCGGCATCGTTTTGATAGTGCTTAAATCTCTTGCGCCCATAAGAGAAAAATACAAGGTTCTTGGAATAGGCGTAGCTGTCA
The sequence above is a segment of the Bacteroidia bacterium genome. Coding sequences within it:
- a CDS encoding SPFH domain-containing protein, which produces MGLFSFLKNEAIDVIEWVDADRDTIIWKFPDNDCAIKNGAQLTVRESQVALVLNKGQIMTNYSDAEMEVFKPGLHRLSTDNMPIITKLKSWKYAFNSPFKVDIYFINTRQFADMKWGTPQPIPVRDPEFGQVQLRAFGTYTFRVSNPPKFFREVAGTNPEITSEEVKHVLRSAIISRFVSTVAKAGKSILDLAMFYTEMGEQLKPILQEEIKDYGIEITRFYIESISVPENIQKAIDEMTAKGIDITMQRRQKIMELEMQNLEMQTKLNMMNQVTDMNKFMQFQMANSMDKPNTSGSEMSEFMKMQMQFQMMNQMMNSNNMMNTQQKNTSPQEDERAKIMATLKELGELKAAGILTEEEFNQKKKELLSKL